The following proteins are encoded in a genomic region of Enterocloster clostridioformis:
- a CDS encoding SpoIID/LytB domain-containing protein, with amino-acid sequence MNKRVIWAALTGLMVPYVGTLAWTGTIRGEELRYEQQKEVSGRRRILLDRTGGSYYMDMEEYLPGVIARQAPVEYEPEALKAQAIIARTYICRQMEGAGDEEEIAESALDMDYLEADQLKKLWGSSQFPEYYKKLEDAVKATSGIVMTYEGKCIDPMYCRATAGMTRQGDFTHPYLQTVDCPGDVEAEGYMQMLSFSRESFVSDINGIPAGESGPRTVEASQVPDTIQIVSRDDAGYVDTVQIGSAGYTGEEVQYALGLASSCFVLEPYEDGIRAVVKGIGHGYGLSQATANEKAKEGWKAEDILGYFYKNIAFISE; translated from the coding sequence GTGAATAAACGCGTCATATGGGCGGCCCTCACCGGGCTCATGGTGCCTTATGTAGGAACCCTTGCATGGACAGGCACGATCCGGGGAGAGGAACTGCGCTATGAGCAGCAGAAGGAGGTATCCGGCAGGCGGCGGATTCTTTTGGACCGGACCGGCGGCTCCTACTATATGGATATGGAGGAATACCTGCCCGGAGTCATTGCCAGGCAGGCGCCGGTGGAGTACGAGCCGGAAGCACTGAAAGCCCAGGCCATCATTGCCAGGACATACATATGCAGGCAGATGGAGGGCGCCGGGGATGAGGAAGAGATAGCGGAATCCGCCCTGGATATGGATTATCTGGAGGCGGACCAGTTAAAAAAGCTGTGGGGTTCCAGCCAGTTCCCGGAATATTACAAAAAACTGGAGGACGCGGTAAAGGCCACCTCCGGTATTGTCATGACCTACGAGGGAAAATGTATTGATCCCATGTATTGCAGGGCCACGGCCGGCATGACGAGACAGGGGGATTTTACCCATCCCTATCTTCAGACCGTGGACTGTCCCGGGGATGTGGAGGCAGAGGGATACATGCAGATGCTTTCCTTTTCCAGGGAATCGTTTGTGTCGGATATCAACGGCATTCCAGCCGGGGAATCCGGCCCCAGGACCGTTGAGGCATCTCAGGTGCCGGACACCATACAGATTGTGTCCAGGGACGATGCCGGGTATGTGGATACCGTACAGATTGGCAGTGCCGGCTACACAGGAGAGGAGGTGCAGTATGCCCTGGGCCTGGCTTCCTCCTGCTTTGTGCTGGAGCCCTATGAGGACGGAATCAGGGCGGTGGTGAAGGGAATTGGGCACGGCTACGGGCTGAGCCAGGCCACTGCCAATGAGAAAGCAAAGGAGGGATGGAAGGCCGAAGATATCCTTGGATATTTTTATAAAAATATTGCTTTCATTTCTGAATAA
- a CDS encoding M42 family metallopeptidase, with protein MSDCRKYVDYIMEQAKNLLAIDSPSGYGREVTEYLLKELEALGMPARRTVKGGVIADFGGRNKEDGILLEAHCDTLGGMVAQIKENGRLKLTNIGGMKPANAEAENVRIITKADGIYEGTCQLVDASVHVNGSYEKTERTWDTVEVLVDEDVKCREDAVKLGIMPGDYVCFEPRTRITSSGYIKSRFLDDKLSAAILMGYAKYIKDESVNPERRVYAHFTIYEEVGHGGAASVPEGVTEAWSVDMGCVGEGLQCTEREVSICAKDSGGPYNCDIVCRLVELAKEHGIGYVVDVYPHYGSDVETTLKAGHDVRHALIGPGVYASHGYERSHRDGAENTFRLIQAYIG; from the coding sequence ATGTCTGACTGTAGGAAGTATGTGGATTATATAATGGAGCAGGCCAAGAATCTGCTGGCCATTGACAGTCCTTCCGGTTATGGCAGGGAAGTCACGGAGTACCTGTTAAAGGAATTGGAAGCATTGGGGATGCCGGCCAGGCGCACGGTAAAGGGAGGAGTCATCGCCGATTTCGGAGGCAGGAATAAGGAAGACGGAATCCTGCTGGAGGCCCACTGTGATACCCTGGGCGGCATGGTTGCCCAGATTAAGGAAAACGGCAGGCTGAAGCTGACCAATATAGGAGGCATGAAGCCGGCTAATGCCGAGGCTGAGAATGTTCGGATTATCACCAAGGCGGACGGAATCTATGAGGGAACCTGCCAGCTGGTGGATGCTTCCGTACATGTAAACGGCAGCTATGAGAAGACCGAGCGCACATGGGATACGGTGGAGGTGCTGGTGGACGAGGATGTTAAGTGCAGGGAAGACGCGGTGAAACTTGGCATTATGCCTGGCGATTATGTGTGCTTTGAACCCAGGACAAGGATTACCTCATCCGGTTATATCAAGAGCCGTTTTCTGGATGATAAGCTGTCCGCAGCCATTTTGATGGGATATGCCAAATATATTAAGGATGAGTCCGTGAACCCTGAGCGCCGGGTATATGCCCATTTTACTATCTATGAGGAAGTGGGACACGGCGGCGCTGCTTCTGTTCCGGAGGGCGTGACCGAAGCCTGGTCCGTGGACATGGGCTGTGTGGGAGAGGGCCTTCAGTGTACGGAGCGTGAGGTATCCATCTGTGCAAAGGACAGCGGCGGCCCCTATAACTGCGATATCGTGTGCCGTCTGGTAGAGCTGGCAAAGGAGCATGGAATCGGCTATGTCGTGGATGTGTATCCGCATTACGGTTCTGATGTTGAGACTACCCTGAAAGCAGGCCATGACGTGCGCCATGCCCTGATTGGGCCGGGCGTCTACGCATCCCATGGATATGAGAGAAGCCATAGGGATGGCGCAGAGAATACGTTCAGGCTGATTCAGGCATATATCGGGTAA
- a CDS encoding KGGVGR-motif variant AAA ATPase, giving the protein MRRVLFYTWKDVERHLFLNRDRWDKDILDAEIYSSDIYIYVKSLDNINRVGENLADIFEYKYIHKDQKLYLELGKEAYLTVTYEIGEETEHDKQIVPLFRNVLYKKSAYYEDMIQESLPGCPVIAFHSYKGGVGRTLSLLAFVKAWSALSDVKEASRLLIVDSDIEAPGITWLTAKDGQCSFSYLDLLEITQGMDSIEEIVGLVADKVSEMTFQVETDVKVVEHFVLPTYRYIEQLLDMYASPESIVNSYNKKFILAEILSMLGKRLNVSAVLVDLRAGVSEFSAPLLFDPRVKKYLVTSTSYQSVKGTELLIQELNKGLPIKESTLIPEIFMTMIPDGLQTLDIVSGLVSLYDEVDEKEESLIDNLVTELPFASELLHLGSLRQIIKNLDGCAFYKNIYSLVKDNYVVQKEKKISTSVNRRDEVIRKINRLADTQINAEGNVEFNILMTAPINNLIKKFRINIPHTIIMGAKGSGKTFLYREMLRNKYWETFIVKMENNKEIKEPRTFFVPVLASSNASGFKDILQAAIKKYNACGANGNISNSVWLDNSNKIKTFNRNEHDSLEWLDFWKQIMLETLGGGFDSLESLENVLGECAQRVVFLFDGLEEIFIQTLSSKTEKNAILGLCQDMLNEWKVKYKNIGAIIFLRKDLARDSIEVNFEQFNTLYNSVELRWSRTEALRLVVWLVNQAVPGFYQEEVAVEVASQELIERNLTKLWGVKLGKITSNEAYSSRWILAALSDFNGQLQARDIIRFLQYATEDAGRPIYEDRYIMPAEIKKAVPNCSNKKLNEVIQEIAALKPIFTKLESLPEEKRILPFHSDTFELTATDEKLMKQEGYLKIDNDKYYLPEIIRHALKFKYERGARPKVLSLLLSK; this is encoded by the coding sequence GTGAGAAGAGTGTTATTCTATACATGGAAAGATGTAGAGCGACATTTGTTTTTAAACCGGGATAGATGGGATAAAGATATTTTGGATGCAGAAATTTATTCTTCTGATATTTATATTTATGTAAAATCTTTAGATAATATAAATAGAGTTGGAGAAAATCTGGCAGATATTTTTGAGTATAAATATATTCATAAAGATCAGAAACTTTATCTTGAATTGGGAAAAGAAGCATATTTAACAGTAACATATGAGATTGGGGAAGAAACAGAACATGACAAGCAGATAGTGCCATTATTTAGAAATGTATTATATAAGAAATCTGCCTATTATGAGGATATGATTCAAGAAAGTCTTCCGGGGTGTCCAGTTATAGCATTTCATTCATATAAAGGAGGAGTAGGTAGGACTTTATCACTTCTTGCTTTTGTAAAAGCATGGTCAGCACTTTCAGATGTTAAAGAGGCCAGCAGACTTTTAATTGTGGATTCAGATATAGAAGCCCCGGGAATTACTTGGCTTACGGCCAAGGATGGGCAGTGTTCTTTTAGCTATTTGGATTTATTGGAAATAACACAGGGAATGGATAGCATCGAAGAGATAGTTGGATTAGTGGCAGATAAAGTAAGCGAGATGACTTTTCAGGTTGAGACAGATGTTAAAGTTGTTGAACATTTTGTTTTACCTACTTATCGATATATCGAACAGTTATTGGATATGTATGCCAGTCCGGAGAGTATAGTTAACAGTTATAATAAGAAGTTTATTTTGGCAGAGATTTTGTCAATGTTAGGAAAAAGGTTGAATGTATCAGCTGTACTGGTTGATTTAAGAGCTGGCGTAAGCGAATTTTCAGCTCCGCTATTATTCGATCCCAGGGTGAAAAAATATTTGGTAACATCTACATCGTATCAGTCGGTTAAGGGAACAGAATTATTGATACAAGAGTTAAATAAAGGTCTGCCTATAAAGGAGAGTACACTAATTCCTGAGATTTTTATGACAATGATTCCAGATGGATTACAAACTTTGGATATTGTTAGTGGATTGGTCTCCTTATATGACGAGGTCGACGAGAAGGAAGAATCCCTAATTGATAATCTTGTAACTGAACTTCCATTTGCTAGTGAGTTGTTGCATCTAGGTTCCTTAAGACAGATCATCAAAAATTTAGATGGATGTGCATTTTATAAAAATATTTATTCGCTAGTCAAGGATAATTATGTTGTCCAGAAAGAAAAGAAAATATCAACATCGGTTAATAGAAGAGATGAAGTAATAAGAAAGATTAATCGATTAGCAGATACTCAAATAAATGCAGAAGGGAATGTTGAATTTAACATACTAATGACAGCTCCTATTAATAATTTAATAAAAAAATTTAGGATAAATATTCCTCATACAATTATTATGGGAGCCAAAGGATCAGGTAAGACATTTTTATATAGAGAAATGTTGAGAAATAAATATTGGGAAACTTTTATAGTGAAAATGGAAAACAACAAAGAGATAAAAGAACCAAGGACATTTTTCGTTCCTGTCTTAGCATCTTCTAATGCCAGTGGTTTTAAGGATATACTACAAGCAGCTATTAAAAAGTATAATGCATGTGGAGCTAACGGAAATATCAGTAACTCTGTTTGGCTGGATAATAGCAATAAAATTAAAACTTTTAATAGAAATGAGCATGATTCTTTAGAGTGGTTAGATTTTTGGAAACAAATAATGCTAGAGACATTGGGAGGGGGATTTGATTCTTTAGAATCATTAGAAAACGTTTTAGGAGAATGTGCTCAAAGGGTGGTTTTTTTATTTGATGGTTTAGAGGAAATTTTTATTCAAACATTATCATCCAAGACAGAAAAAAACGCTATTTTAGGTCTCTGCCAGGATATGTTAAATGAATGGAAAGTGAAATATAAAAATATTGGTGCAATAATATTTTTGAGAAAAGATTTGGCTAGAGATTCAATAGAGGTTAATTTTGAACAATTTAATACGCTTTATAATTCAGTAGAACTAAGATGGTCCAGGACGGAAGCATTGAGATTGGTAGTCTGGCTTGTAAATCAAGCGGTCCCGGGATTTTACCAAGAAGAGGTTGCTGTTGAGGTAGCGTCTCAAGAATTGATTGAAAGGAATCTTACTAAGCTATGGGGAGTGAAGCTGGGGAAAATAACATCAAATGAAGCATATTCATCAAGATGGATTTTGGCAGCATTATCAGATTTTAATGGACAATTACAGGCTCGTGATATCATTAGGTTTTTACAATATGCGACCGAAGATGCAGGACGGCCAATATATGAGGATCGCTATATTATGCCAGCAGAAATAAAAAAGGCAGTCCCAAATTGCTCTAATAAAAAATTAAATGAGGTTATACAGGAAATCGCTGCTCTTAAACCAATTTTCACTAAATTGGAAAGTCTTCCGGAAGAAAAAAGAATACTTCCATTTCATAGTGATACTTTTGAATTAACAGCAACGGATGAAAAGCTAATGAAACAGGAGGGATATTTGAAAATTGATAATGATAAATATTACCTTCCAGAGATAATTAGACATGCATTAAAGTTTAAATATGAAAGGGGAGCGAGGCCTAAAGTATTATCGCTGTTATTAAGTAAATAG